TCTCATCATTGGCAATCATATTGGCGTCCTCAAGAAAGTCCGTAACGCCGATGTTGGTGGCGACCTTGTAATTGAAGGTTTGTCCGAAATCTTCAAAGTCCTCACCGCGCACAGCAAGACCGACCAGCCAGTGTTTGAGTGGCCTGACCTCACTCTCCAAATAGGCTGCAACGTTGGCGCGATTCCATTCGCCCGCGGCAATTTGGCTGAACCCTGAAAATCCGTTAGAGGCAGCACTGAAGCCTTGACCCGCCAACGGACCAATTTGATACGATTCTCTTTGGCCCTCTACCACTTCAAAACCCTCGTTTCGATATTCTACACCCGAAGCCAAGAACAGCATGTCGCTGAGTGGGTACGTGAGATCAAAGTTAAGGTTGTAATCGGTCTGGATATAATCCCCCGGATTGAAATCGGTCGGCGTATCCGGCCCAAGCGAGGCGTTGACGGTGTTGTAGATAAAGAAATCGGCATGATGCCGTCCAAAATAGCCACTCAAATCCCACCCCAATCCTGAGGTAAGCATAGATTCCAAAGCATTACCTTTAATCCCTACGAGAACAGAGCTATCCACTGCGTCTGCCCCAAATCTCGGTGTGAACCCACCCGGAAACATCTCTTGGAAGGTGAATAAATTGGGATCTGCGAAAACCTTTGCCAACTCGTCTGGGTCAGGTACATCGTTGGTGATGGGGATGTTGGGATATTCCCCGCCTGCCAAATTCCCAACGAGCAAAGTTTCACCCCCGTCAGTGCTAAACACGCCGCTGCGGGTATTGGGATTTCGGAAATAGAATCCGCCATCAACTCGTTTGCTGGCATAGTTGGCGTGCCCATAGAAATCAATGTTATCCGTGAGAACACTTCCATAGTTTGCAAAGAATTTAAGGTCGTCTTCTACAATTGGCTGTCCCCAAATTTGCGCCGGGTCTCTCACACGGTCATTGCCAGCAGCAACCAGGGCTTTCGCATCGTCGCGTTGGACCGAGCGGATGGTGGGGTCTGAACCGCCATATTCTAGGCTGAGGTTGGCCCAAGTTTCCTGACTACCCAAGCCGATATTACCAGCGACCGCGTATTGGCGGCCATCCCCATACTGATAAATGCCCGGCTTAAATTCAAAGGAACCGCCCTCATGGCTATCTTTGAGTTGGAAGTTCATCACACCTGCGATGGCATCGGAACCATATTGGGCAGCTGCGCCGTCCCGGAGTATCTCCACCTGTTTCAGCGCGATCGCCGGGATGGCAGATAGGTCAGGTCCCTGTGCGCCATCAGCCAAGCCATTGCCTAGCCAGTGAATCACCGCGGCACGGTGACGCCGTTTATTATTGACTAGCACCAACGTGTGGTCAGGTGCCAATCCTCGTAAATTTGCAGGTCGGACAACTGTTCCTGCGTCGCTGATTGGCTGAGTGTTGACGTTGTAGGAGGGCACCAAATTTCTGAACATGTCTTGTAAATCTGTGACACCTTGCTTGGCGAGATCATCACCACGAATGGTGTCAATCGGCACCGCTGAATCAATAACAGAACGAGGGCGCGCTCTCGAACCAATCACCACCTGTTCTTCAAGCTCAATAACCTCTTCTTCGGCTGCCGTATCAGATGACATATCAGCCTCCATCTCATCTGACATCTCTGCTTCAGTTGATTCCTGTGCCATAGCGGTAGACAGGACGAAAAGTAGCACAATAACACTAAGCGAGACTAGCGTTATTTTCCCGGTTTGAGACATAGCTAGTTAGACTCCTTAATTAGGTTGTTGATTTGAGTTAGGTACATAAGAATTGATATGGCGACAAAGGATTGAGGGATCCGCTCGGTTGAAATTGGGCGCTTGCCAATTGTAGCCGATTTTATCGGATATTTTTTGCCACAATGAAATAGTATATTATTGTGTTAATTGTTGTCAAGTTTTTTTGCAGTCATTAATTCAAGCAGTTCGCAGATTAGATGTTTTTTTGTGTCGAGTTGTGACATGTAGGGTGGGAAAGGTACTTGTAAATTTTGGGATGGAAAGCATTACGCGCGGGAGATTGGGATTTCAAACGATAAAGTATGGTTTAAGAATCCAGCACGCCCTTGGGGTGCAAATCCGCAGCAGGTTGTTGAAGGTCGGCTCGGATATAGGGTTCCGAGCCGACCAGTTGGGGGCAACAGATTCGATCGCTGTGGATTGACTATCCACAGCACGTCATTGAAAGAACCTCCTACTTCAGAATCGCCATCTTCCGAGTAGCAGTCGATTCAGCGGTAATTAACTGATAGAAGTAAACGCCTGAAGCCAGCAGTTCACCAGAATCGTTACGACCATCCCAGTAAGCGGCACGTGACTTTCCAACGTAATATCCTGCCTGCTGAAACCCGAGGTCAAAAGAGCGAACAAGTTCTCCCTTCTGGGAATAGATGCGAATCGCAGCATGTATATCATTCGCTAGTTGGTACGGTATCCAAGTTTCCGGATTGAACGGGTTTGGATAATTCGCGAGCAGCGCAGGGAAACCCTCACCGGAAGAGTTTGTTGTAAATCCGATGAAGCTACTTACTGATGGATCAAACTCAATGATGACCGTCCCACCGAGTTTTTCCATGAAGGAACGCGCTGTGTAAGGCACGTCAGACATCAGGGGCAAACTAATCATGTTCAAACCCGCGCGGAGCTGCATATTGAATGCGCTCATGCTTGGAGGCGTTACAATCAAGCTGTCAGCGCGAAATGCGAGATGCTGAATACGTTCATCGCTCTCAGGACCAACATCGGCACCCGCAAACGGTGTGGTCGAGAAGTTCGCTGCCAGATATTCCGCAAGTGCATCCTGCTCCGTACCGGGAGCGGTAAAGGTTG
This genomic stretch from Candidatus Poribacteria bacterium harbors:
- a CDS encoding TonB-dependent receptor, which produces MSQTGKITLVSLSVIVLLFVLSTAMAQESTEAEMSDEMEADMSSDTAAEEEVIELEEQVVIGSRARPRSVIDSAVPIDTIRGDDLAKQGVTDLQDMFRNLVPSYNVNTQPISDAGTVVRPANLRGLAPDHTLVLVNNKRRHRAAVIHWLGNGLADGAQGPDLSAIPAIALKQVEILRDGAAAQYGSDAIAGVMNFQLKDSHEGGSFEFKPGIYQYGDGRQYAVAGNIGLGSQETWANLSLEYGGSDPTIRSVQRDDAKALVAAGNDRVRDPAQIWGQPIVEDDLKFFANYGSVLTDNIDFYGHANYASKRVDGGFYFRNPNTRSGVFSTDGGETLLVGNLAGGEYPNIPITNDVPDPDELAKVFADPNLFTFQEMFPGGFTPRFGADAVDSSVLVGIKGNALESMLTSGLGWDLSGYFGRHHADFFIYNTVNASLGPDTPTDFNPGDYIQTDYNLNFDLTYPLSDMLFLASGVEYRNEGFEVVEGQRESYQIGPLAGQGFSAASNGFSGFSQIAAGEWNRANVAAYLESEVRPLKHWLVGLAVRGEDFEDFGQTFNYKVATNIGVTDFLEDANMIANDEMILKLRGSYSTGFRAPTPGQQNTFNVTTEFNFEKDDLVNNGTIPSTNRAAALVGGKALEPETSTNFTSGFTFEVRDINLTIDLFDVRMKDRLALSQDFALSEEQKDELLKAGVTSAANLQEFRFFTNDFDTTTQGIDVVLTVPVPNGDVTAVYNRTETTVTDHNPETLDDLRIKELEENLPRQRGSLTVTQSITSQWSVLGRSSYYGDWYDSEDDETYTGKVLFDLESSYMASAGLVITIGVQNLLNTYPDENPKSGNIGNQYGQFSPFGFNGAFWYAKFGYTF